One Lentimicrobiaceae bacterium genomic window, TTCCGCTCATATTTGGATATGATGTTATACATGGTTACAAAACATTGTTTCCTGTACCGCTTGCTGAAGCTGCCAGTTTCGACCGTTCAATGATGGAAAAAAGTGCCCGAATTGCTGCTATTGAATCAGCAGCTAACGGCCTGCACTGGACATTTGCCCCAATGGTTGACATTTCGCGCGACCCAAGGTGGGGGCGCATCATGGAAGGGGCCGGCGAAGACGTTTATCTGGGCGAACAGGCAGCCATTGCCCGTGTTCACGGATTTCAGGGAAAAAATCTTTCTGATGCCAATACCATTGCAGCCTGCGCCAAACATTTTGCTGCATATGGAGCTGCCATCGGAGGCCGTGATTACAATGCTGTTGATATGTCGGAACGCCAATTGCGTGAAGTATATCTGCCACCTTACAAAGCAGCTGTTGATGCAGGTGTGGCAACCTTCATGTCATCATTTAACACACTGAACGGCATTCCGGCTTCAGGCAGCCGCTGGTTACAAACCGAAATCCTTCGACACGAATGGGGCTTTGATGGCTTTGTCGTTTCCGATTGGAATTCGCTGGGCGAAATGATGTTCCATGGCAATGTTGCTTCTGAATACGAGGTGGGATATCGGGGAGTTGATGCAGGGGTTGATATGGATATGGAAGGCCGTATTTACATCAATCAGGTAAAACAACTGCTTGATGATAAAAAAATCAGCATTACCCAGATTGACGAGATGGTAACCCGTGTTCTGCGGATTAAATTCAGACTCGGGCTGTTTGACAATCCTTTCCAGTATTGTGATAAACAAAAGGAGAAAGAATTAACCATGCACCCCGATCATCTGGCCGCTTCACGCGAAGTTGCTGAAAAGTCAATCGTTTTACTTAAAAACGAAAACAAAACACTCCCCATAACCAGCAACGTAAAGCGAATAGCTGTCATCGGGCCGCTTGCCAATGACAAGGATGCCCCTTTGGGCAACTGGCGTGGCAATGCTACCCCTAACACCGCTGTTTCGTTACTTGAAGGGATGAAAGCAACAGCGGGCAGCAACTATGAAATCATGTATGCTGAAGGTTGTAAACTTACAACCAATGAAGAGCTGAATTTCTTTACCCAGTTAGCAGTAAACACCACAGACCGCAGCGGGTTTGCCGAAGCAATTGCTACAGCTAAAAAAGCTGATGTTGTTGTTATGGCTTTAGGAGAAACAGCATATATGTCGGGAGAATGCCGAAGCTATGCTGATATCTCACTGAAAGGCTTGCAACTTGAGCTGCTACGCGAAATCAGAAAAACCGGCAAACCAATCATACTCACCCTTTTCACCGGGCGCCCCCTTGTTCTTACCGATGTGGTTGAACATACTGACGCCATTCTCAATTGCTGGCTGCTGGGCACTGAATCAGGCAATGCTATTGCCAATGTATTGTTTGGTAAATACAATCCATCAGGAAAGCTGCCTGCATCCTTCCCTTATCATGTTGGTCAGATACCAGTATATTACGAGCAAATGAATACCGGAAGACCTTACAATCCCAATCCGGAAGGATTTAGTTCCAAATACCGCGATATCCCCAATGCGCCTCTTTTTGCTTTTGGTTACGGATTAAGCTATACAACATTTGAATATAGCAACCTCAAACTGAGCGCTACAAAAATCAACTTGAATGAGAAGCTTACAGTAAAAGCCACTATCACCAATACAGGCGAATACAACGGCGAAGAAGTGGCTCAGCTTTATATCCGCGATGTGGTGGGTAATGGAGTTTCACGTCCTCTTCTGCAACTCAAGGGATTCGAAAAAATCATGATTGAGAAAGGTAGTAGCAAAGAAGTTACCTTTGATATTTCGCCCTCAGATCTCGCTTTCTTCAGAATGGATAATAAGTTTGCTCCTGAAGCCGGAAAATTCGAAGTATTCGTTGGAACTTCTTCTGACAATCTGAAGCTTAAAGGCGAATTTGACCTTGTTGAATAAACAAAGTCTGTTGTCCAATCGCAAATGAGAAACCAAATAATGTCCGGGCTAACTAAAGTGTATATAATGAAATAGCAAAGCCAGACAAAGCATCGGGGCTTGGATGGATAAACCATTTAAGCCCCGTAATTTTTCTAAAGAGTAGTGCTCACACCTCTTTTCATCATATGAAATCAGAATTTCATCAATATTCCATTCTGAAAAACACCAACTTTGTTGTACCGATCAATGTCAATATAAGGCTCTATGTTTAAAACACTTTCGTTTATTCTCTGTCTGCTTGTACCGGCATTTATAAGCGCTTCAAACCCACATGAGCACAAAATGGTGGCTCGTGGCGCCAAATTGGTAAAACTTGCCGGCGGGTTTGGATTTACTGAAGGGCCCATAGCTGACAAAACAGGCAATGTTTATTTTACTGATCAGCCAAACAATCAAATTCTCATTTGGACGATCAATCATGAATTGCTCACTTTTACGCAGAACTCAGGCAGGGCAAACGGGCTTTATTTTGACAAGCAGGGAAATCTTCTTTCGTGCTCCGACATGGAAAATGAATTATGGAGCTTTTCACCAGACAAAGTACATAAGGTATTAATTTCATCATTCAATGAGAAAAGGCTGAACGGACCCAACGATTTATGGATTCATCCTGATGGCAGCATTTACTTTACCGACCCTTTATATGTCCGCCCATATTGGACACGAAATTCAGAATCGGAACAGAATGGCGAATACGTTTACTATCTGTCGCCTGATTACAAGAATCTAAAACCTGTTTGCACGGATCTTGTAAAACCCAATGGCATTATTGGCACACCTGACGGAAAAAAGCTTTACGTGGCCGACATTGGAGCCAACAAAACTTACGTGTACAATATTTTGCCCGATGGCTCACTGCACAACAAAAGAGTTTTTGCGCCTATTGGTTCAGATGGAATGACCATTGACTGTAAGGGCAATATCTATGTAACCGGTGACGGCGTTACCATCTTTAACTCAAAAGGGAAAAAAATTGATCATATTGAAGTAGAAGCCAACTGGACAGCCAATGTTTGTTTTGGAGGCAAGGACATGAAAACCCTTTTCATTACTGCTTCTGAAAACCTCTATTCCATTGAAATGAAAGTAAAAGGGGTAAAATAAAACCATTATTGTGAAAAAGAGTCAGCACTGAGCTTCCCTAAAAAATTAGCGTCTACTTTTGCAAGCCAAATCAATATCCATGAAACACCTTTGCACCACTCTCAAAAAAAGCTTTCAGGGTAAAAATCTGAAACTGTTTACCCTGTCAAACGATAATAACGTTGAAGTAAAAATCACCAATTACGGAGCAACCATCACATCCATACGTACCCCGGATAACGAAGGGAATTTTGATGAAATTGCACTTGGCTTTGACAATCCGGAAGAATATCTTACTGATTTTTATATCAACAACTGCCCTTACTTTGGTGCCATTGCCGGCAGATATGCGAATCGTATAGCCAAAGGTCAACTGAATATAGAAGGAAAAACCTATCAGCTTGCCACCAATAACCTGGGCAATGCACTGCACGGTGGAATAAAAGGATTTGACAAACAGTTCTGGGACGGAAATCTGATTGCGGGAGAGAACTATGTTGGAGTTGAGCTCACCTATCTTAGCCCGCACCTTGAAGAAGGTTATCCGGGAAACTTATTTGTTAAAGTAATTTATATCCTTAACAATAAGAATGAGCTTGAAATACAATTCAATGCCACTACCGACGAAGCAACGGCTTTAAACCTGACTAACCACACTTATTTTAATCTTAGTGGTTGCCAAAGCCCGGTTACAGATCATTATCTTATCATAAACAGTAATCGCATGATAGAGGTTGACAACCTTATACCAACAGGGCAAATCATTGATATTTCGGGAACAGATTACGACTTTAGTCAGGAAAAACTTATTGGACTTGATATTGACAAACTTCCCATTGGGTATGATATCGGCTATGCAATTGATGCAGAACCAAATAAAGTTAAGTCTGCAGCTTATTTAAAAGACAAAAACAGTGGACGCACGCTTGAAATCTTAACCAGCGAACCCTCCATCCAACTGTATACCGGTTACTTTATTCCTGATGTTAAAGGACATAAAGGCAACAAATATGGCAAATATATGGGAGTGGCTCTTGAAACACAGCATTACCCCGATTCTCCTAACCACCCAAATTTCCCGGATACACAACTTCAACCAGGAGATACTTTCAGCAGCAAAACCATATTCCGATTCGGAACTTTGACAAAACAACAATAAAAACCGGATTGACTACTTTCAGATAACCGGCAGATTATTGTCTCAAGCTTAAAGCAAATCAGCATTTCAACATTTGATTCGGGTAAGTTATCTGACTTATGAAAATGGCATTGTGCATGAATTACACTGCCTGAAGCGGATGGATGATTATTTCGTAAGTTTGCATTATTATTCCCTTCACTGATGACTGCTGATTTTCTGAAAAAATATCGATTGTGGATTTTATTGCTGGTATCAGCAATAAGCCGCTTGTTCATTGCGGCCTTTACCGAACTGGGAAACGATGAGGTATATTATATCAATTACGCGCTATTTCCTGATTTAAGCCATTTTGACCACCCCCCAATGGTTGGCTGGTTCATCCAACTATTCAGCCTGAACCTGCTGTTCGAAAATGAGTTTTTTATACGACTTGGCGCTGTGGTTGCCGGCACGCTCAACACCTGGGCAATATACCTTATCGGAAAAAAAATAAAAGACGCACAAACAGGATGGTACGCTGCATTGCTCTACACTTCTTCATTCTATTGCTTTGTCATCGCCGGTATTTTTATCATGCCTGATGCGCCGCAATCTCTTTTCTGGTTGTTTTCTGTTTACTTTCTGCTGACAATTGCAAAAGAAGGTCCATTAAGCAGCAAAGCCCACAAAGCAATGCTTGGATTTGGCATTTCAGCCGGCCTGGCAATGCTATCAAAGTATACCTCAGTTTTCCTGTTTACAGGTGCAGGAATTTATATCATTATTTTCCAGCAAAGATGGCTGCGCCAATGGCAGCTTTATGCAACTATTCTCATTTCCCTGTTGTTATTCCTGCCTGTTATCATCTGGAACCTGCATTACAACTTCATCAGCTTTACATTTCACAGCGACAGGGTTGAAGTAATAAAAACAATACTCCGCCCCGACCTCTTTGCCATAGAGTTAGGAGGCCAGATTTTTTATAACAATCCAATTAATTTTGCACTTACTCTTTTAGGACTGACCGCATTTTTTAGAGGCAAGTTAACAGAACAGAAAGCTGAAATGAGGATGCTGATATCCATATCATTGCCTGTAATACTTCTGTTTCTCGGATTCTCATTATTCCGGCGCACTTTACCCCACTGGACCGGTCCGGCTTATATGACACTTATACCACTGGCAGCTCTCTATATCAGGACTTTAACCCACGAAGGATTAACCGGGAAATTATTTGCAAAACCAACCAAATATGCATTGATATTTCTTACAATTGTAATATCAGTGGCGCTGTTACAGATTCACGAAGGATGGTTTCTGAACAAAGGTATAAACGTCACAACAGGAAAAAGGCTCGGGATGAAAGACATAACCCTGGATATGTATGGCTGGAAACAGTTAAACAAAGGTTTTGAGTCTGTTTATAAACAGGATACAGCTACAGGTCATATGCGCAAAGATGCCATAATCCTTTCGCAACGCTGGTTTCCTGCGGCCAATCTTGACTATTATGTTGCCAGACCGCTTCATATGAAGTTACTGACCCTGGCTGAAGTTGAACGTACACATAAGTACGCCTGGATTACACAATATCGCGGAGGGTTTTATCAAGGCATGGATGCTTATTATTTCTCCTCCAGTTATGATTTCTCAGACCCAAATTCAATATATAAAGACTACTTTATCCGCATTGAACAACCCGATACGATTCCTGTATATAAAAACAACCGGCTGGTTATGTATCATTATGTGTGGCGGCTGCGGGGACTGCTGACCATACCACCCGACAAACTTACCGGTAAAAATATTGTTTCAGGTCAGTAGCCTGCTACAATTATAAGTTAAAAAGAGCCCGCATCAGTTATATGATGCGGGCTCTTTTATCTTAAAAAATTCATTCTAAAGTTAGATCATTTTCGAAGGATCAACCCATTCATCAAACTGCTCGCTGGTAAGCAAGCCGAGCTCTATGGCAGCTTCGCGCAATGTTGAGCCTTCGGCATGTGCCTTTTTAGCGATTTTTGCTGCATTTTCGTAACCAATATGCGTGTTAAGTGCTGTTACCAGCATGAGTGAATTTTCGAGATTTCGTTTAATAAACGGTTCATTAGCCTCGATACCCACCGCACAGTTATCGTTAAAAGAAACACATGCATCGCCCAAAAGACGAGCTGCCATAAGCAGATTGTAAATAATCACCGGTTTGAAAACATTCAGTTGAAAATGTCCTTGCATTGCTCCAACATTAATAGCTGCATCACAACCGATAACCTGGGCACAAACCATGGTAAGTGCTTCATTCTGTGTTGGATTTACTTTGCCAGGCATAATAGACGAGCCGGGCTCATTGGCCGGAAGGATAAGCTCGCCGATTCCACAACGCGGTCCAGAAGCAAGCAGCCTGGTATCGTTACCAATTTTCATCAGACTTACAGCCAATGTTTTAAGCGCGCCAGAGGTTTCTACCATGGCGTCATGTGCAGCAAGAGATTCAAACTTATTGTCAGCACTTACAAATGGATATCCTGAAAGTTCGGCAATTTTAAAAGCAACCAGGTTGGAATATCCTTTAGGCGTATTAATGCCGGTACCAACAGCTGTTCCTCCAAGAGCCAGTTCGGCCAAATGAGGCAAAGTATTACGCAAAGCTTTAATTCCATGTTCAAGTTGAGAGGCATAACCCGAAAATTCCTGTCCAAGAGTGAGTGGCGTGGCATCCATCAAATGCGTACGACCAATCTTCACAATGCTTTTAAACGCTTCAGCTTTGGCAGCCAGTGTTTTACGAAGTTTCTCCACTCCCGGGATGGTTACATCAACAACCATCTTATAAGCTGCAATCGACATGGCAGTTGGGAAAGTATCATTTGATGATTGGGATTTGTTGACATCATCATTCGGATGCACCGGGCTTTTTCCTTCGCCCAGTACTCCCCCGGCAAGCACATGTGCCCGGTTAGAGATCACCTCATTTACATTCATATTAGACTGGGTTCCTGAGCCGGTTTGCCAAACGACCAATGGAAATTGATCATCCAGTTTACCTTCAAGAATTTCATCACATACTTTGCCGATAAGCTCAGCCTTCTCCATTGAAAGCACCCCTAAATCGCGATTAGTAAAAGCAGCTGCCTTTTTCAGTATCGCAAAAGCTTTTATAATTTCCTTAGGCATGGTGCCATCACCAATTTTAAAATTCGTCAGCGAGCGTTGCGTTTGAGCTCCCCAGTATTTGTCAGCGGGAACCTCAATGTTTCCCATTGTGTCATGTTCAATTCTGGTTTTCATTTTATGTATGATTAAATTCAACTTAGGTCTTTTGTAAAAAAATTAAAGTATTGTTTCAACATTTGTGGCAGGATCTGCTATAACAGCCTGCTGATTGTGCACAACTATCGGCCTTTTAATCAACCGTGGATTTTCTGAAAGAACGTTTAACCATTCCTCATCAGTCAGTTCTTTCCCTTTCAGATGTTCCTTAAAATAATCTTCCTGGATACGTACCAAATCATATGGCTTTAATCCAAGTAATGCTACCAAATCCTTAAGTTCAGAAACCGATATTCCTTCGCGGATATATTCCTTAACTATGGGTTCATTGCACCGGGTTTTTACATATTCAAGTCCGGCTCTTGATTTCCTGCATTTGGGGTTATGGTAAACTATAGTCATCACATTTTGTTTTGAAAAAGTCTGTGTATGAAGATATTGGCAACAACAGCCAAATCAACTTTTGAATTTCAAACAAGATAGCAAAGATAAAACAAAGACAGGACTTAATTAAGCCCTGTCTTTGTTAATTTAAGCCGAGCAGTTGCCAGCTCTACTTATTCATACCCAAAGTTGCACATTATTAAGCAATCTCAGGTATTGCCCACTCAATCAACCAAGTATTTTCAATAACCAAAAATACGAAAGTGATTATTTATTTGACCACAATAAGTTTTCCTGAAGCAGTGTATCCCATTCCTGCAACTCTTAGCATATAAACGCCTTGCTGAAGATTATTAAACCTTACCACATCAGAGCTGCCTGGCATCAGATAAACTTCAGTATTCATAATTACCTGACCTACCTGATTGAAAACTGTAACCATATAATTCCCTGAAACAGCTGAATTTAAGGAGATAAAACCATTTCCGGCAGAAGGATTCGGGTAAACATTGAATGCACATTTTGAAACTTCCGGATTTGTCAGACCAACTGTACCTGCATTCACTATAACACTCCATACCTGAACGTCGGTTCCATTTTCAGCAGTTACAGTATAATTTACCGGTCCAGCTGAGAAATCTACAGCCTCTCCTGAAGCAGGAACTACGCTAGCGCCTTCGGAAACCAAAACCACAGGTGTGAGAGCAGTAAGAGAAGCTCCAAAAGGAATATGCGCAGTTACAGTATGATTCACAGCGTCTATGACAGCTGCTTCGGTTTGATTTATCAGTTCAAAAGCAACAATATCAGTTTCGCTGTTAGGTAAAATTTCGGCAGTTACAGTCACTACCCAAACCTGAATGTCACCATTTTCGGCAGTTACGGTATAATTTACCGGCCCGTTCGAAAAATCAACCGTTGCTCCAGAAGCAGGATTAATGGTTGCACCGTCCGATACGGTAATTACAGGGGCTAATGCTGAAAGGTTTGTTCCACTGGTTACTTCACAGGTAACAGTGTGGTTTTGGGCGTTAATGACCGCGGCACCGGTTTGATTAGTCAATACGAAGGTAAGAATATCGTTTTCGTTATTTAAAATCACCTGTTCGGTTACAGTCACTACCCAAACCTGAATGTCACCATTTTCGGCAGTTACGGTATAATTTACCGGCCCGTTCGAAAAATCAACCGTTGCTCCAGAAGCAGGATTAATGGTTGCACCGTCCGATACGGTAATTACAGGGGCTAATGCTGAAAGGTTTGTTCCACTGGTTACTTCACAGGTAACAGTGTGGTTTTGGGCGTTAATGACCGCGGCACCGGTTTGATTAGTCAATACGAAGGTAAGAATATCATTTTCGTTATTTAAAATCACCTGTTCGGTTACAGTCACCACCCAAACCTGAATGTCACCATTTTCGGCAGTTACGGTATAATTTACCGGCCCGTTCGAAAAATCAACCGTTGCTCCAGAAGCAGGATTAATGGTTGCACCGTTTGATACGGTAATTACAGGAGCTAATGCTGAAAGGTTTGTTCCACTGGTTACTTCACAGGTAACAGTGTGGTTTTGGGCGTTAATGACCGCGGCACCGGTTTGATTAGTCAATACGAAGGTAAGAATGTTGTTTTCGTTATTAAGACCGGTTGGTTCAGTAACCACAAGAATCTGGTTAATGGAAGGATTCTCAATAACCTGATGAATACCTGAAGGCCAATTGATGGTAATGCTGTCAATAGATGCCTGCGCACCAATACCAAACATTTGAGCAAGACTGCTTCCGCAATATTGGCCAGAAGTAGAAGAGACTTCGCGTGTTTGAGCAACTCCGTTTGCATAACATTTAACTCTTGCCCCAATGGCCGAGCGATTAGAAACAACACCAACCAAACGAACTGTGAGCCAATTATTTGATCCACCATTGTTCTGATAAAGACCGTGAATCAATGTAGTTGAATAAGATGGTGTAAAAATATCGGGATATCCGTTATGATCATAGTCGGCAATTGAAGAACAGTAATCTCTAAGAGGAGTGGTGGTAGCTTCATCAGCAGGCTGATTTGTAAAAGTTTCATCACCATTATTCAGATAGAGATAATTTAAGCGCCTGGTACTGCTGCCGTTATTGGATACGGTGAGGTCAAGGAAACCGTCATTATTCATATCCAGCCATGCTGAACCAAACGATGCACCTCCATCAATAGAAGGGGCGGCATTTACAAGGGTAAAGTTTCCCGCTCCATTATTCTTGTACAGAAAATTGTGCTTAACATCGGCAAAATCATTAACAGAGACAAACAAATCCAGCCAGCCATCATTGTTAAAATCACCCCATGAAGCGCCTTGAGTTAGCGCCAAATCATTTACAATAAGAGCTGTAGTATTTTTAGTAAAAGTACCATCACCGTTATTATGGTACAGGCAGTCGTTTTGTCCGGGAAGTTCTGAGTAGAAGTAATTCACTACAAACAAATCCTGGAATCCGTCGTTGTCGTAATCGGCCCAGCTGGCTGAATAAGTATTAAAATTATCGGTAACAATTTCACCTTCAGTAATTTTTGCAAACGTTCCATCTCCATTATTATGATATAGACAATTGGCTTCTGTGAAGTTGGAAACATAAAGATCGAGGAATCCATCATTGTCGTAATCGGCCCAGGCTGCGCCGAGCGACCATCCCTGGTCAGTAACTATGGCGCCATCAGTAATTCTGGTAAATACCCCATTCCCATCGTTTCTGAAAAGGAAATTTTGCGAGGCCTCCGGTCCGTTATTGCCGGTATTGCAAATATATAAATCAATATTGCCATCATTGTTATAATCGCCCCATGAACAGGCAATAGAAGGCCCGTCATTGTTATAGATAGCATTGTCAGTATCTTCGGTAAAAGTACCATCTCCATTGTTTGTAAACAGTGAGGTATGATAAGTGTCACTGTCAACAATAATTACATCATCAAACCCATCACCATTGTAGTCAGCCCATGAAGCACAATAAGGTTTTTTAGGAGTTTCCACAAGTGTACCGCTCAATACTTTTGTAAAATATTGTGCAGCAACTGGTTGCGCCAGATATAATACAAAGCCAATTAAAATCAAGCTTGTTCGCAGTATTAAGCTGCTTCGTCGCAAATTCAATGTGTAGTTTGTCTTCATAATGGTTATAGTTATGTTATTTTGAGATTCGGGAAACAGACCCTTACCAGTAAATTAAATCTTCTGCCACAAAATTACCTCACAACAAATCAGGCTGTAAGCGTATTTTTACCTGATTTAACAAAAGTTCACTTTTTAATTATCACCAAAGTTTGAGCTCGGTTGGAAAATAAACTCTTCCCTGCATTACCGTTTGGTAAGCATCTTTTAGCTGCAGAAGTGTTGGTGGTTTAAGAATAAAACCTTTTGCTCCGGCATTCATGGCGTCTCTGTAATACTTTTCCTCACCAAACATGGTAAGGAAAATAATCCTGAGCTGAGGATTTTGCTTTAAAGCCAGAACAGCAGCATCCATTCCACTGATACCCGGCAACCTGATATCCATAAATATAACATCAGGCAATATTTCATCGATTGTATTGAGAAATTGCTCTCCATCAACCAACTCAACTACTTCCTTCACTTCCGGAATTTCCTGAATCATCAGATTCAACCCCTTTCGAAATGCAGTGTGATCGTCAACTATTAATACTTTCGACATAGTAAAATCAATTGTCGACAAATATAGAATGGCACACAGAGGTTAAACAGCGTATAAATACGTGTTGTAAGAACAATAAAATAAAAGCGGGACTATATTTCAACCAAATGATTGCGAATAGAGTAGATGACCAAATCCACTACATTTCTGGTGGCTGTTTTTGCAATTAAATTAGCTCTGTGCCCTTCAACTGTACGGGGGCTTATAAACAGTTTATCAGCAATTTCCTGGGTCGTTAAACCATTTACTATCAATTTAAGCACATCCAGTTCCCGTTCGCTGAGCCTTTCATTCAAATCGTCGAGAAATATCCCCGGTTCTGCGGTAGATTTCCATTGTGCAATGTCAACCATCATTTCCGGCGAGAAATAGGTTTGCCCGTTGCAAACCTGACGTATGGCATTTTCAAGTTCTTCCCTGTTTGTGTTTTTTTGTAAAAATCCACACACTCCGGCTTCAGCCATCAATCTGAGGTATTTATGTTCACCAAACATGGTAAGCGCAATCACTCTCAATTCAGGATATTTCTCCATTGCAATTTTAGTAGCTTCCACCCCGTTCATTACCGGCATTTTAATATCCATCAGCACAACATCGGGCATTATTTGTTCAAGTAATGATAAAAATTCCGCCCCATTGGCGGCTTCACCTATTACTTTAAACTCATTACACTCATTGAGCATGATGCCAAGTCCTTTCAGGAAGATGGCATGATCATCAACCAACATTATTCTGAATATTTTCATAAGCATCAACCCGTTGTTTGGTTATGGTCTTTATCAGTATCTTCAGGCAATGTAACCTTAATAACTGAAACAAAATTATGGCCAGGCTCTGAGAAAAATGCACAAGTTCCGTTTACAGATTTCACCCGGCTGATGATATTTGACAAACCAAGGCCCTGAGAGCGGGATGACAGCATTTTTTGAACATCAAAACCAATCCCGTTGTCAGTATAAATGACTTCAAATTGATCTTCTTTTTTGATTAAGTCAATGCCGATTTTGCTGGCCGATGCGTGTTTCAATGTGTTATTGATAAGCTCGCTGATGACCCTGTACAGCGCGACCTCGGTTTGTTTAGGTAATCTATCGACTGATTTATCAACCTTCAAATCAACCCGTATGGTATTGGTTTTGTTTATTTTTTCAACATACACAGAAAGTGCTTCGATGAGGCCAAAATCATTTAAAAGATTAGGTGTGAGATTATTGGCAATTTCGCGGGTACTTTTAATTGACTCCTGCAAAAGCTCATCCGTCATTTTAATAAACTTACCCTGCTCTAATGGATTTCCCATACGGGCAGCAATAAGTTCGAGATGAATTTTAACAGTGGAAAGTAAAGGCCCCAAGCCATCATGTAAATCTTCCGAAAATCTTGCTCTTTCCCGCTCCTCCGTCTCAATAGTATTCCGTAATATCCGTTGTTCAATCAA contains:
- the bglX gene encoding beta-glucosidase BglX, whose translation is MTKNTQKILVQYFLSAIVLLIAGSCNQVSDNKSDRAMDQKISELISKMTLEEKVGQLNQLSNPYQQTGTGEASEHNESFDEMVANGEVGSFLNVLGVDETMRLQKIAVEKSRLGIPLIFGYDVIHGYKTLFPVPLAEAASFDRSMMEKSARIAAIESAANGLHWTFAPMVDISRDPRWGRIMEGAGEDVYLGEQAAIARVHGFQGKNLSDANTIAACAKHFAAYGAAIGGRDYNAVDMSERQLREVYLPPYKAAVDAGVATFMSSFNTLNGIPASGSRWLQTEILRHEWGFDGFVVSDWNSLGEMMFHGNVASEYEVGYRGVDAGVDMDMEGRIYINQVKQLLDDKKISITQIDEMVTRVLRIKFRLGLFDNPFQYCDKQKEKELTMHPDHLAASREVAEKSIVLLKNENKTLPITSNVKRIAVIGPLANDKDAPLGNWRGNATPNTAVSLLEGMKATAGSNYEIMYAEGCKLTTNEELNFFTQLAVNTTDRSGFAEAIATAKKADVVVMALGETAYMSGECRSYADISLKGLQLELLREIRKTGKPIILTLFTGRPLVLTDVVEHTDAILNCWLLGTESGNAIANVLFGKYNPSGKLPASFPYHVGQIPVYYEQMNTGRPYNPNPEGFSSKYRDIPNAPLFAFGYGLSYTTFEYSNLKLSATKINLNEKLTVKATITNTGEYNGEEVAQLYIRDVVGNGVSRPLLQLKGFEKIMIEKGSSKEVTFDISPSDLAFFRMDNKFAPEAGKFEVFVGTSSDNLKLKGEFDLVE
- a CDS encoding SMP-30/gluconolactonase/LRE family protein, giving the protein MFKTLSFILCLLVPAFISASNPHEHKMVARGAKLVKLAGGFGFTEGPIADKTGNVYFTDQPNNQILIWTINHELLTFTQNSGRANGLYFDKQGNLLSCSDMENELWSFSPDKVHKVLISSFNEKRLNGPNDLWIHPDGSIYFTDPLYVRPYWTRNSESEQNGEYVYYLSPDYKNLKPVCTDLVKPNGIIGTPDGKKLYVADIGANKTYVYNILPDGSLHNKRVFAPIGSDGMTIDCKGNIYVTGDGVTIFNSKGKKIDHIEVEANWTANVCFGGKDMKTLFITASENLYSIEMKVKGVK
- a CDS encoding galactose mutarotase, which produces MKHLCTTLKKSFQGKNLKLFTLSNDNNVEVKITNYGATITSIRTPDNEGNFDEIALGFDNPEEYLTDFYINNCPYFGAIAGRYANRIAKGQLNIEGKTYQLATNNLGNALHGGIKGFDKQFWDGNLIAGENYVGVELTYLSPHLEEGYPGNLFVKVIYILNNKNELEIQFNATTDEATALNLTNHTYFNLSGCQSPVTDHYLIINSNRMIEVDNLIPTGQIIDISGTDYDFSQEKLIGLDIDKLPIGYDIGYAIDAEPNKVKSAAYLKDKNSGRTLEILTSEPSIQLYTGYFIPDVKGHKGNKYGKYMGVALETQHYPDSPNHPNFPDTQLQPGDTFSSKTIFRFGTLTKQQ
- a CDS encoding glycosyltransferase family 39 protein, with translation MTADFLKKYRLWILLLVSAISRLFIAAFTELGNDEVYYINYALFPDLSHFDHPPMVGWFIQLFSLNLLFENEFFIRLGAVVAGTLNTWAIYLIGKKIKDAQTGWYAALLYTSSFYCFVIAGIFIMPDAPQSLFWLFSVYFLLTIAKEGPLSSKAHKAMLGFGISAGLAMLSKYTSVFLFTGAGIYIIIFQQRWLRQWQLYATILISLLLFLPVIIWNLHYNFISFTFHSDRVEVIKTILRPDLFAIELGGQIFYNNPINFALTLLGLTAFFRGKLTEQKAEMRMLISISLPVILLFLGFSLFRRTLPHWTGPAYMTLIPLAALYIRTLTHEGLTGKLFAKPTKYALIFLTIVISVALLQIHEGWFLNKGINVTTGKRLGMKDITLDMYGWKQLNKGFESVYKQDTATGHMRKDAIILSQRWFPAANLDYYVARPLHMKLLTLAEVERTHKYAWITQYRGGFYQGMDAYYFSSSYDFSDPNSIYKDYFIRIEQPDTIPVYKNNRLVMYHYVWRLRGLLTIPPDKLTGKNIVSGQ
- the fumC gene encoding class II fumarate hydratase, with product MKTRIEHDTMGNIEVPADKYWGAQTQRSLTNFKIGDGTMPKEIIKAFAILKKAAAFTNRDLGVLSMEKAELIGKVCDEILEGKLDDQFPLVVWQTGSGTQSNMNVNEVISNRAHVLAGGVLGEGKSPVHPNDDVNKSQSSNDTFPTAMSIAAYKMVVDVTIPGVEKLRKTLAAKAEAFKSIVKIGRTHLMDATPLTLGQEFSGYASQLEHGIKALRNTLPHLAELALGGTAVGTGINTPKGYSNLVAFKIAELSGYPFVSADNKFESLAAHDAMVETSGALKTLAVSLMKIGNDTRLLASGPRCGIGELILPANEPGSSIMPGKVNPTQNEALTMVCAQVIGCDAAINVGAMQGHFQLNVFKPVIIYNLLMAARLLGDACVSFNDNCAVGIEANEPFIKRNLENSLMLVTALNTHIGYENAAKIAKKAHAEGSTLREAAIELGLLTSEQFDEWVDPSKMI
- a CDS encoding arsenate reductase, which codes for MTIVYHNPKCRKSRAGLEYVKTRCNEPIVKEYIREGISVSELKDLVALLGLKPYDLVRIQEDYFKEHLKGKELTDEEWLNVLSENPRLIKRPIVVHNQQAVIADPATNVETIL